A genomic window from Nicotiana sylvestris chromosome 11, ASM39365v2, whole genome shotgun sequence includes:
- the LOC138880707 gene encoding uncharacterized protein, translating into MVIKLVVGEYTQNVVSAYAGLDEEVKQHFWEGLDEIVRQVPPAEKLFIGGDFNGHIGASAGGYGEVHGGFGFGERNGGGTSLLDFANAFGLVIANSCFPKRKEHLVTFQNAVAMTQIDYLLLRKCDSELCKDYKVISSETLTTQHRLLVLDIGIRIERRKRIARRKPRIRWGDLTKDKAQELECPLSAMGDWRCSGDANTMWSVTADCIRESAREVLGVSTGVFGGHKGDWWWNKVVQGKVEAKKAAYLKLVGSISEEERRVCMERYKVARKEAKLVVTEAKNAAYSRMYE; encoded by the coding sequence ATGGTTATTAAGTTGGTGGTTGGAGAGTATACCCAAAACGTCGTTAGCGCCTACGCGGGCCTAGATGAGGAGGTTAAACAACATTTCTGGGAGGGGTTAGATGAGATTGTGCGCCAAGTTCCGCCTGCTGAGAAGCtattcataggaggggatttcaatggtcatattggggcgTCCGCAGGTGGCTATGGTGAGGTGCATGGAGGCTTTGGTTTTGGGGAGAGGAACGGAGGAGGTACCTCGCTCTTGGACTTTGCTAACGCTTTTGGGTTGGTGATTGCGAACTCTTGCTTTCCGAAGAGGAaagagcatttggttacttttcaAAATGCGGTAGCAatgactcagattgactatctcctcctcaggaagTGTGACAGCGAGTTGTGCAAGGACTACAAGGTGATTTCGAGTGAGACACTCACGACGCAGCATAGACTCTTGGTGTTAGACATTGGTATTAGGATAGAGAGAAGGAAAAGGATAGCTCGGAGAAAACCAAGAATCAGGTGGGGAGacttgactaaggataaagcccAAGAGTTGGAGTGCCCGTTATCGGCTATGGGAGATTGGAGGTGCAGTGGGGACGCGAACACTATGTGGTCAGTGACAGCAGACTGCATAAGGGAGTCTgcaagagaggtgttaggggtttCGACTGGTGTCTTTGGTgggcacaaaggagactggtggtggaataaagtggtccaaggtaaagtggaagcgaagaaggcagCATACCTGAAGTTAGTGGGGAGCATAAGTGAGGAGGAGAGGCGAGTGTGCATggagagatataaggtagctaggaaggaagctAAATTGGTggtcacggaggctaagaatGCGGCTTATAGTCGTATGTACGAGTAA